One window of the Hemitrygon akajei chromosome 5, sHemAka1.3, whole genome shotgun sequence genome contains the following:
- the LOC140727220 gene encoding uncharacterized protein, which yields MPPDSASAPVFSTATLVNHANVVCSLSKDYELKSKPPVSVSLREDQPSSPPRAGGHSPPSFTPRFRQGETLEVANSGAGRDSAVPRSAPSVRALAGTPLFPVPLLQSGRWPGLRCSPFRSFSPGAGRDSAVPRSAPSVRALAGTPLFPVPLLQSGRWPGLRCSPFRSFSPGAGRDSAVPRSAPSVRALAGTPLFPVPLLQSGRWPGLRCSPFRSFSPGAGRDSAVPRSAPSVRALAAMLFFTHCFGFVLDAVHFRYQYCKARAAFSAAVQLVCVVRPTPSLTHLPTRNPLSLHREVVPSTEDFSEKRLLACPCTRARCEWEGPLSAILLHLTSSHHSVARLQGESVVFLASGVHLPGSASWVTVQSCLGHHFVLVLEKEEGRQRFLAFVLLLGTSRQAEGFSYRLLLNGHRRRLTWEATPRGVAEGPASVSTSTDSLVFDTVMAQTFTTNGSLAINVTISSC from the exons AtgcctcccgactctgcctccgcgcctgtGTTCTCCACCGCCACGCTCGT CAACCACGCTAACGTGGTGTGTTCGCTCAGCAAAGATTATGAACTGAAAAGCAAGCCGCCGGTTTCCGTGTCTCTCCGGGAAGATCAGCCGAGCTCTCCGCCTAGGGCCGGGGGACATTCACCGCCGTCTTTCACTCCG CGCTTCCGACAAGGGGAAACATTGGAAGTTGCGAACTCCGGCGCTGGCCGGGACTCCGCTGTTCCCCGTTCCGCTCCTTCAGTCCGGGCGCTGGCCGGGACTCCGCTGTTCCCCGTTCCGCTCCTTCAGTCCGGGCGCTGGCCGGGACTCCGCTGTTCCCCGTTCCGCTCCTTCAGTCCGGGCGCTGGCCGGGACTCCGCTGTTCCCCGTTCCGCTCCTTCAGTCCGGGCGCTGGCCGGGACTCCGCTGTTCCCCGTTCCGCTCCTTCAGTCCGGGCGCTGGCCGGGACTCCGCTGTTCCCCGTTCCGCTCCTTCAGTCCGGGCGCTGGCCGGGACTCCGCTGTTCCCCGTTCCGCTCCTTCAGTCCGGGCGCTGGCCGGGACTCCGCTGTTCCCCGTTCCGCTCCTTCAGTCCGGGCGCTGGCCGGGACTCCGCTGTTCCCCGTTCCGCTCCTTCAGTCCGGGCGCTGGCCGGGACTCCGCTGTTCCCCGTTCCGCTCCTTCAGTCCGGGCGCTGGCGGCGATGCTCTTCTTCACGCACTGCTTCGGTTTCGTGCTGGACGCCGTGCACTTCAGATATCAGTACTGCAAGGCGAGAGCCGCCTTCTCGGCCGCTGTCCAACTTGTGTGTGTCGTGCGACCGACACCCAGCCTGACG CACCTGCCAACTCGAAACCCGCTTTCCCTGCATCGTGAGGTGGTGCCCAGCACTGAGGACTTCTCCGAGAAACGCCTGCTGGCCTGCCCGTGCACCAGAGCGCGCTGTGAATGGGAGGGCCCCCTGAGTGCGATCCTGCTGCACCTGACCAGCAGCCACCACAGCGTGGCCaggctgcagggagagagtgtggtCTTCCTGGCCTCCGGCGTCCACCTTCCAGGCTCAGCCAGCTGGGTGACTGTGCAGTCCTGCCTCGGACACCACTTCGTGCTggtgctggagaaggaggaggggcgcCAGCGGTTCCTGGCCTTTGTGCTGCTGCTCGGCACATCCAGGCAAGCGGAGGGCTTCTCCTATCGGCTCCTGCTGAACGGCCACCGCCGGAGACTCACGTGGGAGGCCACTCCGCGAGGGGTGGCTGAGGGACCCGCCTCAGTCAGCACCAGCACTGACAGTCTGGTCTTCGACACAGTGATGGCCCAAACATTCACAACTAATGGAAGTCTTGCCATCAACGTGACCATATCCTCCTGCTGA